One window from the genome of Sphingomicrobium arenosum encodes:
- a CDS encoding M48 family metalloprotease: MRIITTILTGASSLALASCATPVADPAISPQERQVAEGQHEAVVAEFGGALGGALGSYVEQVGDSVAVQSATPNAAAAYRFTTLNAPVENAFAVPGGRIYITRELMGLMEDEAELAFVLGHEVGHIAADHSQARQARAQRNSILGVLGALAGSVIGGDSGLGNLLAQGAQQYATLNTLSYSREQEYESDTLGVGYMARAGYDPLAAASMLNSLGRSSALEARIQGNQNRSTPEWARTHPLSENRTARAVELAQQTGRAGTGVRDRDEFLSRIEGIMVDDDPEQGIVDGRTFTHPDLRLQFQIPTGFQMQNGTRAVTIAGQSGQAQFSTAQFNGNLDTYIANVIRGIVGQQAQVSIPQPRTTTVNGLPAAYTTTRVNTQNGAVDLSVMAYRFGNDRAYHFAMLTQAGQGIGPFSSMVGSLRPISAQEAAAIRPKVIDVVTVRSGDTIQSLASRMAFNNYQVERFMVLNSMDSNSRLTPGQKVKLVVYGQR, translated from the coding sequence ATGCGCATCATCACAACGATCCTGACGGGGGCGAGCAGTCTTGCCCTCGCTTCCTGTGCAACCCCGGTCGCCGATCCGGCGATCTCGCCGCAGGAGCGGCAGGTCGCCGAGGGGCAGCACGAAGCGGTCGTCGCCGAATTCGGCGGTGCGCTGGGCGGCGCGCTCGGCTCTTATGTCGAGCAGGTCGGTGACAGTGTGGCGGTGCAGTCGGCCACGCCCAATGCCGCGGCGGCCTATCGCTTCACGACGCTCAATGCGCCGGTGGAAAATGCCTTCGCCGTGCCCGGCGGGCGCATCTACATCACGCGCGAATTGATGGGCCTGATGGAAGATGAAGCCGAACTCGCCTTCGTCCTCGGTCACGAGGTTGGGCATATCGCCGCCGACCACAGTCAGGCGCGGCAGGCTCGGGCGCAGCGCAATTCGATCCTCGGGGTGCTCGGCGCACTTGCCGGCAGCGTCATCGGTGGTGACAGTGGTCTCGGCAACCTGCTGGCACAGGGCGCGCAGCAATATGCGACGCTCAACACGCTGAGCTATAGCCGCGAGCAGGAATATGAATCGGATACGCTGGGTGTCGGCTACATGGCGCGGGCGGGTTATGACCCGCTGGCGGCGGCCTCGATGCTCAACTCGCTGGGGCGTTCATCGGCGCTCGAAGCGCGTATTCAGGGCAACCAGAATCGTTCGACGCCTGAATGGGCGCGAACCCACCCGCTGAGCGAGAATCGGACCGCGCGCGCCGTCGAGCTGGCGCAGCAGACGGGGCGCGCTGGTACCGGTGTTCGTGATCGCGACGAATTCCTGTCCCGCATCGAGGGGATCATGGTCGACGATGACCCCGAACAGGGCATCGTTGATGGGCGCACCTTCACCCATCCCGACCTCAGGCTGCAATTCCAGATTCCGACCGGTTTCCAGATGCAGAATGGGACGCGCGCCGTGACGATCGCGGGGCAGTCGGGGCAGGCGCAGTTCAGCACCGCCCAGTTCAATGGTAATCTCGATACCTACATCGCCAATGTCATTCGCGGCATCGTCGGACAGCAGGCGCAGGTCAGCATTCCGCAGCCGCGTACGACGACGGTAAACGGGTTGCCTGCCGCCTATACGACGACGCGGGTGAATACCCAGAACGGCGCCGTCGATCTGTCGGTGATGGCGTATCGCTTCGGCAACGACCGGGCGTATCACTTTGCCATGCTGACCCAGGCCGGGCAGGGCATCGGCCCCTTCTCAAGCATGGTCGGCTCGCTGCGGCCGATCAGCGCGCAGGAAGCGGCCGCGATCCGTCCCAAGGTCATCGATGTGGTGACGGTCCGTAGCGGCGATACGATTCAGTCGCTGGCGAGCCGGATGGCGTTCAACAATTACCAGGTCGAACGCTTCATGGTGCTCAATTCCATGGACAGCAACAGCCGTCTCACCCCCGGCCAGAAGGTGAAGCTGGTCGTTTACGGCCAGCGGTAG
- a CDS encoding Flp family type IVb pilin: MAIPKKLRTLGKEDRGATAIEYGLIAALIVVAVMGGLKALGGGSGGMWGELGDIANKYLG; the protein is encoded by the coding sequence GTGGCTATCCCGAAGAAATTGCGCACCCTCGGCAAAGAGGATCGTGGCGCGACGGCCATTGAATATGGCCTGATCGCAGCCTTGATCGTCGTCGCCGTCATGGGCGGGCTCAAGGCACTTGGCGGCGGCTCAGGCGGCATGTGGGGCGAGCTTGGCGACATCGCCAACAAATATCTCGGCTAA
- a CDS encoding acetyl-CoA carboxylase carboxyltransferase subunit alpha — translation MTSYLDFERPIAELEARVAELRDTAANSDVDLSSDIDRLESKAARLLRETYAKLTPWQKAQVARHPERPHFKDYVEGITEDFVPLAGDRAFAEDAAIIGGLARIDGRRVMLIGHEKGADTASRLKHNFGMAKPEGYRKAIRMMQLANRFGLPVVSLVDTPGAFPGVQAEERGQAEAIARATEQCLELDVPMVATIVGEGGSGGAIAIAAANRVLMYEHAVYSVISPEGCASILWRTADKAADAAEAMRITAEDLAKLGVIDRIVSEPEGGAHRDRARAMETLRQAIVEELDGLAKMNAAELKQQRRDKFLAMN, via the coding sequence ATGACCAGCTATCTCGATTTCGAACGGCCGATTGCCGAACTGGAAGCCCGCGTCGCCGAATTGCGCGACACGGCGGCGAACTCCGACGTTGACCTGTCGAGTGATATCGACCGGCTCGAGAGCAAGGCCGCCCGGCTTTTGCGGGAGACCTATGCCAAGCTCACGCCCTGGCAGAAAGCACAGGTCGCGCGTCACCCTGAGCGCCCGCACTTCAAGGATTATGTGGAGGGGATCACCGAGGATTTCGTGCCGCTGGCAGGCGACCGGGCCTTTGCCGAAGATGCCGCGATTATCGGCGGGCTGGCGCGGATCGATGGGCGCCGCGTGATGCTGATCGGACATGAGAAGGGCGCCGATACGGCAAGCCGGCTCAAGCATAATTTCGGCATGGCGAAGCCAGAAGGCTATCGCAAGGCGATCCGGATGATGCAGCTGGCCAATCGCTTTGGATTGCCGGTGGTGTCGCTGGTCGATACGCCCGGCGCCTTTCCGGGCGTGCAGGCCGAGGAGCGTGGGCAGGCCGAGGCCATCGCGCGTGCGACCGAACAGTGCCTCGAACTCGACGTACCCATGGTCGCAACCATCGTCGGCGAAGGCGGGTCGGGTGGCGCGATCGCCATCGCGGCGGCCAATCGCGTGCTGATGTACGAACATGCGGTCTATTCGGTAATTTCCCCCGAGGGCTGTGCCTCGATCCTGTGGCGCACCGCCGACAAGGCCGCCGATGCGGCCGAGGCGATGCGGATTACGGCGGAGGACCTTGCCAAGCTGGGCGTCATCGACCGCATCGTCTCCGAGCCCGAGGGCGGCGCGCATCGTGACCGGGCGCGGGCGATGGAGACGCTTCGCCAAGCCATCGTCGAGGAACTGGACGGCCTTGCCAAGATGAACGCCGCGGAGCTCAAGCAGCAGCGGCGCGACAAGTTCCTTGCCATGAACTGA
- a CDS encoding tyrosine-type recombinase/integrase, with protein sequence MLAAEAGASRNTLMAYRGDLAAAAAALGRLGDADAEALKSLGGQWQDLAASTVARRASALRRFYGFLYEDGLRADDPSDVLPRPKIKRPLPRLLSAEEVEGMLVDAADRAASGERLPRRDHALLELLYGSGLRASELVALPRRAVRPGEPFLILKGKGEKERLVPISTAAHRAVAAWLEEAPEGAWLFPGEKAHLSRVRLFQIVRAMAARVGIAPERVSPHVLRHAFATHLLEGGADLRTLQALLGHADIATTQIYTHVDSRRLVELVNKRHPLARQDLKTGNALGD encoded by the coding sequence ATGCTTGCGGCCGAAGCGGGGGCCTCGCGTAACACATTGATGGCTTATCGTGGCGACCTGGCCGCGGCAGCGGCGGCGCTTGGCCGGTTGGGCGATGCCGACGCGGAGGCGTTGAAGTCGCTTGGCGGGCAGTGGCAGGATCTGGCGGCCTCGACTGTGGCGCGGCGCGCAAGCGCGTTGCGGCGCTTTTACGGTTTTCTGTATGAAGATGGCCTGCGCGCCGACGATCCGTCGGACGTCCTCCCTCGCCCGAAGATCAAACGCCCGCTACCGCGCCTCTTGTCGGCCGAAGAGGTCGAGGGAATGCTGGTCGATGCGGCGGATCGCGCGGCGAGTGGGGAGAGGTTGCCACGGCGCGACCATGCACTGCTCGAACTGCTCTACGGGTCCGGCCTGCGCGCGAGCGAGCTGGTCGCCTTGCCGCGGCGCGCGGTACGCCCCGGCGAGCCGTTTCTCATTCTCAAAGGGAAGGGCGAGAAGGAGCGGCTGGTACCGATCTCGACAGCGGCTCATCGGGCGGTCGCGGCATGGCTCGAGGAGGCGCCAGAGGGCGCATGGCTGTTTCCCGGTGAGAAAGCACATCTGTCGCGCGTGCGCCTGTTCCAGATCGTCCGGGCCATGGCGGCGCGGGTCGGGATCGCGCCCGAACGAGTGAGCCCGCACGTGCTGCGCCATGCTTTTGCCACCCACTTGCTCGAGGGAGGTGCAGACCTTCGTACGCTGCAAGCGCTGCTCGGCCATGCCGACATCGCGACCACGCAAATCTACACCCATGTCGACAGTCGGCGGCTGGTCGAGCTGGTCAACAAGCGGCATCCGCTGGCGCGGCAAGATCTCAAGACTGGCAATGCGCTCGGCGATTGA
- a CDS encoding methyltransferase domain-containing protein, which translates to MPVLHDPDLRLRRRARALHHGPPAFLADRVIEDIVDRLAAMNRPFDRMLVIGTLAGTASLARLEPFTGRLDLVDPSPDVAAATGARCRLENDLEDVGAYDAVIALGTLDTVATLPETLARLRFLLKPDSPLLGVVPGGQTLPRLRAAMHAADQASGRASPHIHPRIEPSALAALLAGAGLAMPVVDIDRIALSYRGFPDLLRDLRALGATNLLFERDPRPLSRSAYDAAAENFMVTADARGRVVETFELLHFVGWTPSS; encoded by the coding sequence ATGCCGGTCCTTCACGATCCCGATTTACGCCTTCGACGCCGCGCCCGCGCGTTGCACCACGGTCCGCCTGCGTTTCTCGCGGATCGGGTAATCGAGGATATCGTTGATCGCTTGGCCGCGATGAACCGACCTTTCGACCGCATGCTGGTCATCGGCACACTCGCAGGCACGGCTTCGCTGGCGAGGCTCGAACCGTTCACTGGCCGGCTCGATCTCGTCGACCCCAGCCCCGACGTCGCCGCGGCGACTGGCGCCCGATGTCGCCTTGAGAACGATCTCGAGGACGTCGGCGCCTACGATGCGGTCATTGCCCTTGGCACGCTAGACACGGTTGCCACGCTGCCTGAGACGCTCGCGAGGCTACGCTTCCTTCTCAAGCCCGACAGCCCGCTCCTCGGCGTGGTGCCGGGCGGCCAGACCCTGCCACGCCTGCGCGCCGCCATGCACGCGGCAGACCAGGCCAGCGGGCGCGCATCGCCCCACATCCACCCTCGCATTGAACCATCGGCACTCGCCGCTCTGCTTGCGGGGGCGGGCCTTGCCATGCCGGTCGTCGATATCGACCGCATCGCCCTCTCCTATCGCGGCTTTCCCGACCTTTTGCGCGACTTGCGCGCGCTCGGAGCCACTAACCTGCTCTTCGAGCGCGATCCACGCCCGCTTTCTCGCTCTGCTTATGACGCCGCTGCGGAAAACTTCATGGTTACCGCCGACGCCCGTGGTCGAGTCGTGGAGACCTTCGAACTACTGCATTTCGTTGGTTGGACACCCTCGAGCTGA
- a CDS encoding ComF family protein, with translation MTALALPRLILDMVLPPRCAGCGEIVPRVGEFCAPCFLEIDWIGERCCGRCALPLEPVEGEECAACMTTPGPIEQLKAATVYGDLTKMLVMKLKYGRRVALARTMANAMARKVDRHRDDAPLLVPVPLYRWRLWGRGYNQAGLIAGALARRTGHDWSSDALLRTRSTKPLRDMTAAQRRAQVRGAFKAQRSKVEGRTIILVDDVRTTGGTLNACAKALHRAGARRVEAIVWSRVVR, from the coding sequence ATGACTGCCCTCGCGCTTCCCCGCTTGATCCTCGACATGGTGCTGCCGCCACGCTGTGCCGGATGCGGCGAGATCGTGCCCAGGGTGGGCGAATTTTGCGCGCCCTGCTTTCTCGAGATCGACTGGATCGGAGAGCGCTGCTGCGGGCGCTGTGCTCTGCCGCTGGAACCGGTCGAAGGGGAGGAATGTGCCGCCTGTATGACGACGCCCGGGCCGATCGAACAATTGAAGGCCGCCACCGTCTATGGCGATCTCACCAAGATGCTGGTGATGAAATTGAAATATGGGCGTCGGGTGGCGCTCGCACGCACCATGGCCAATGCGATGGCCCGCAAGGTCGATCGGCATCGCGACGATGCACCGCTGCTGGTGCCGGTGCCCCTCTATCGCTGGCGACTGTGGGGACGCGGATACAATCAGGCGGGATTGATCGCGGGCGCGCTAGCGCGGCGCACCGGACATGACTGGTCGAGCGATGCGCTTTTGCGCACGCGCTCGACGAAGCCTTTGCGCGACATGACGGCGGCGCAGCGCCGGGCGCAGGTGCGCGGCGCGTTCAAGGCGCAGCGGTCGAAGGTGGAAGGGCGCACTATCATCCTCGTGGATGACGTGCGGACCACCGGCGGGACGTTGAATGCCTGCGCAAAGGCGCTACATCGCGCTGGCGCGCGGCGGGTCGAGGCGATCGTCTGGTCGCGCGTGGTACGATAG
- the aroB gene encoding 3-dehydroquinate synthase: MRKILAPGREGATYPVLIGPLAETLANACPRSGKSLPCITDERIWNLHRDNVSQALDLDPFFVPSGEAAKSWEHLQRAIAFLASRNHQRSDPVIALGGGAVGDLAGLAAALYRRGVPVIQIPTTLLAQVDSSVGGKTAIDAEGEKNIVGAFHPPSAALIDPAFLATLDPREMRAGLAETVKYGLIGDPAFHQWLVDGGAERMLANDPEALRHAIATAVQHKADLVAGDLEDRSGRRALLNLGHTFGHAIESLAGLGTILHGEAVAIGMMLAAGFSAHQGLLPVATADRIASDLARMQLPTTLADAGLQGRGADLLEPMRHDKKNENGRLALILFEDIGKAVFVRDVAERDLGAFLTRF; encoded by the coding sequence GTGAGGAAAATCCTCGCCCCAGGCCGTGAAGGTGCCACCTATCCCGTGCTGATCGGCCCGCTTGCCGAGACGTTGGCGAATGCCTGTCCCCGATCCGGCAAGTCGCTTCCTTGCATCACCGACGAGCGCATCTGGAACCTTCATCGCGATAACGTGTCGCAGGCCCTCGACCTCGATCCCTTCTTCGTGCCGTCGGGGGAGGCCGCCAAGTCGTGGGAGCATCTGCAGCGTGCGATCGCCTTCCTCGCCAGCCGCAATCACCAGCGCTCCGATCCAGTGATCGCGCTCGGCGGCGGCGCGGTCGGGGACCTTGCCGGGCTCGCCGCCGCCCTCTATCGCCGCGGCGTCCCGGTGATTCAGATTCCCACGACGCTTCTGGCGCAGGTCGACAGCAGCGTCGGCGGCAAGACGGCGATCGACGCCGAAGGCGAAAAGAATATCGTCGGCGCCTTTCACCCGCCGAGCGCGGCGCTGATCGACCCCGCCTTCCTCGCGACCCTCGACCCGCGCGAAATGCGCGCCGGCCTCGCTGAAACGGTGAAATATGGCCTCATCGGCGACCCCGCCTTTCATCAGTGGCTGGTCGACGGCGGCGCCGAGCGCATGCTGGCCAATGACCCCGAAGCGCTCCGCCACGCCATCGCGACCGCGGTCCAGCACAAGGCCGATCTCGTCGCGGGCGATCTTGAGGACCGTTCCGGTCGCCGTGCGCTGCTCAACCTCGGCCACACTTTCGGCCACGCCATCGAATCGCTCGCCGGTCTCGGCACGATCCTCCATGGCGAGGCCGTCGCCATCGGCATGATGCTCGCAGCAGGTTTCAGCGCCCATCAAGGGCTGCTGCCCGTGGCCACCGCCGACCGCATTGCCAGCGATCTCGCGAGAATGCAGTTGCCCACGACACTCGCAGACGCTGGCCTACAGGGACGCGGCGCCGATCTTCTGGAACCCATGCGTCACGACAAGAAGAACGAGAATGGCCGCCTCGCGCTCATCCTGTTCGAGGATATCGGCAAGGCCGTGTTCGTCCGCGACGTCGCCGAACGCGACCTAGGCGCCTTCCTCACGCGGTTCTAG
- the grxC gene encoding glutaredoxin 3: MSNVEIYTKATCPFCIRAKRLLDMKGIDYIEHEISRDEAKRAEMIERSGGGRTVPQIFINEEHIGGCDDMFALERKGALDERLAA, from the coding sequence ATGTCCAACGTCGAAATCTACACCAAGGCAACCTGCCCTTTCTGCATTCGCGCCAAGCGGCTGCTCGACATGAAGGGTATCGACTATATCGAACATGAAATCAGCCGCGACGAAGCCAAGCGCGCGGAGATGATCGAGCGGTCGGGCGGCGGGCGCACCGTGCCGCAGATCTTCATCAATGAGGAGCATATCGGGGGCTGCGACGACATGTTCGCGCTGGAACGCAAGGGCGCACTCGACGAACGGCTTGCCGCCTGA
- a CDS encoding shikimate kinase, protein MSHALASRLDRSIVLVGLMGAGKSTVGRRLARRLGLPFVDSDVAIEDASGFSTAEIFERFGEKDFRDGERRLIARLADEPVQVIATGGGAFTIPETRKLLNDKCITVWLDAPISILAERTGRRDNRPLLQGVDRAAKLAELMEDRRAAYAEAHVRVESRNGAHAAIVEAIIAALEEHLS, encoded by the coding sequence ATGTCGCACGCTCTTGCCTCCCGTCTCGACCGATCGATCGTACTTGTCGGCCTCATGGGCGCGGGCAAGTCGACCGTCGGCCGTCGCCTCGCCCGCCGCCTCGGCTTGCCCTTCGTCGACAGCGACGTCGCCATCGAGGACGCTTCGGGCTTTTCCACCGCGGAAATCTTCGAGCGCTTCGGTGAAAAGGACTTTCGCGATGGCGAACGCCGCCTCATTGCCCGCCTTGCCGACGAGCCGGTGCAAGTCATTGCCACCGGCGGTGGTGCCTTCACCATCCCCGAGACGCGCAAGCTCCTCAACGACAAATGCATCACCGTCTGGCTCGACGCCCCGATCTCGATCCTCGCCGAACGCACGGGCCGCCGCGACAATCGCCCGTTGCTTCAGGGCGTCGACCGTGCCGCAAAGCTCGCCGAACTGATGGAAGACCGCCGAGCCGCTTATGCCGAGGCCCACGTCCGCGTCGAGAGCCGCAACGGCGCTCACGCCGCCATCGTCGAGGCGATCATCGCTGCACTCGAGGAGCATTTGTCGTGA
- a CDS encoding monovalent cation:proton antiporter-2 (CPA2) family protein: MAAPAGGGEEGGAHAFTGELIMDGAIMLGAALLFVTLFRRLGLGATLGYIVGGAMIGPFVLGLVGNAENIMSISEFGIALLLFIVGLELNPSRLWRLRRDIFGLGVVQVISCGLALSALAHYVMGFSWQAGLAIGMSLSLSSTAQVLPMLRSTGELHKPHGERAFSVLLLQDISIVPLLTLIAALSRAPADPNAPGGVTLALYTVGAIIGLIVIGRFVINPFFRIIGRLGERELFVVAALFTVVGAAALMSWLGLSTALGAFVAGVMLAESPYRHELESDVEPFRSILLGFFFLSVGMMLDLGVIAARPGTVLLAAIGIVVVKAIMITGLGRAFGLNMFGALRLGLLLSQAGEFGFVLLAQSMQAQLVSPEGVSLFGAVITLTMASTPFLMMLIDWLEVRYAEGSGEREGPEAAPKGQVIVVGYGRFGQTVSQMLMAKKIGVTLVDKNAELIDLAEEFGFKVYYGDGMRLDLLRTAGAENARAILFCNDREDISNERLEAVAEAFPQAAIMVRSYDRRHSMDLDGLDLAFCIRELFESAVLMGKAALTELGFSQDDAERVEREYRSLDAERLERQSETGDLHAAKDRMFKDDQAMGEDGKLEPREEGA; encoded by the coding sequence ATGGCGGCACCCGCGGGCGGCGGCGAAGAGGGCGGCGCGCACGCCTTTACCGGTGAATTGATCATGGACGGCGCCATCATGCTTGGCGCCGCGTTGCTGTTCGTGACGCTGTTCCGGCGCCTGGGGCTGGGCGCGACGCTTGGCTATATCGTCGGCGGGGCGATGATCGGGCCGTTTGTGCTCGGGCTCGTCGGCAATGCCGAAAATATCATGTCGATCAGCGAGTTCGGCATCGCGCTCCTGCTCTTCATCGTCGGCCTCGAGCTTAATCCGAGCCGCCTGTGGCGGCTCAGGCGCGATATCTTCGGGCTGGGCGTGGTGCAGGTGATCAGCTGCGGCCTGGCGCTGTCGGCGCTGGCGCATTACGTCATGGGCTTCAGCTGGCAAGCAGGCCTCGCGATTGGCATGAGCCTGTCGCTGTCCTCCACCGCGCAGGTGCTGCCGATGCTGCGCTCCACGGGAGAGTTGCACAAGCCGCATGGCGAGCGCGCCTTTTCGGTGCTGCTGCTCCAGGACATTTCGATCGTTCCGTTGCTGACGCTGATCGCCGCGTTGAGCCGAGCGCCTGCCGATCCCAACGCGCCGGGCGGCGTCACGCTAGCACTATATACCGTCGGCGCGATCATCGGACTGATCGTCATCGGACGGTTCGTCATCAATCCTTTTTTCCGCATCATCGGGCGGCTGGGCGAGCGCGAATTGTTCGTCGTCGCGGCCCTGTTCACGGTGGTAGGAGCGGCGGCCCTGATGAGCTGGCTCGGGCTTTCCACCGCGCTGGGCGCGTTTGTGGCTGGCGTGATGCTGGCGGAAAGCCCTTATCGGCATGAATTGGAAAGCGATGTCGAGCCTTTCCGCTCCATCCTGCTCGGCTTCTTCTTCTTGTCGGTAGGCATGATGCTGGATCTCGGGGTTATTGCGGCGCGGCCGGGCACGGTATTGCTGGCGGCCATCGGGATTGTCGTGGTGAAAGCCATCATGATCACCGGGCTCGGACGGGCGTTCGGGCTTAATATGTTCGGGGCGCTGAGGCTCGGACTGCTGCTGAGCCAGGCGGGCGAGTTCGGGTTCGTGTTGCTCGCCCAGTCGATGCAGGCGCAATTGGTGTCGCCAGAGGGGGTTTCGCTGTTCGGCGCGGTGATTACGCTCACCATGGCCTCGACGCCCTTCCTGATGATGCTGATCGACTGGCTGGAGGTACGATATGCCGAAGGCTCAGGCGAACGCGAAGGTCCCGAGGCGGCGCCCAAGGGGCAGGTCATCGTGGTCGGCTATGGCCGCTTCGGGCAAACCGTGTCGCAGATGCTGATGGCCAAGAAGATCGGGGTCACGCTGGTCGACAAGAATGCCGAACTGATCGACCTCGCCGAGGAATTCGGGTTCAAGGTCTATTATGGCGATGGCATGCGCCTCGATCTCCTGCGCACGGCGGGAGCGGAGAATGCACGTGCCATCCTGTTCTGCAACGACCGCGAGGATATCAGCAACGAGCGGCTCGAGGCGGTGGCGGAAGCCTTTCCTCAGGCGGCGATCATGGTCCGTAGCTATGACCGGCGTCACAGCATGGACCTCGACGGGCTCGACCTGGCGTTCTGCATCCGCGAATTGTTCGAAAGCGCGGTGCTGATGGGCAAGGCGGCGCTGACCGAACTCGGGTTCAGCCAGGACGATGCCGAGCGGGTCGAGCGCGAATATCGCAGCCTCGATGCAGAGCGGCTCGAGCGGCAGAGCGAAACGGGTGACCTCCATGCGGCCAAGGACCGCATGTTCAAGGACGATCAGGCGATGGGCGAGGACGGCAAGCTAGAACCGCGTGAGGAAGGCGCCTAG
- a CDS encoding carbon-nitrogen hydrolase family protein: MTRIALYQARSGIDPVANAERLVDAIKLARGQGAQMLFTPEMTGLLDRDRGRAGQSIRTEEEDVTLDAARKAAAKEGLWLQLGSLALDRGDGRWVNRSFVIDPAGHIVARYDKMHLFDVDLETGERWRESAVYEAGDSPVLAEKTAVGALGMTICYDLRFAALFARLAEAGAQCISVPAAFTVPTGKAHWEVLLRARAIENGLFIVAAAQVGEHEDGRETYGHSMVCDPWGNVLLDMGDKAGVGCCDLDPALIDRARAAIPALRHRRDIPAIDD; the protein is encoded by the coding sequence ATGACGCGCATCGCGCTCTATCAGGCGAGAAGCGGGATCGACCCGGTGGCCAACGCAGAGCGCCTCGTCGACGCCATCAAGTTGGCGCGCGGGCAGGGTGCGCAAATGCTGTTCACGCCCGAGATGACGGGCCTGCTCGATCGCGATCGCGGGCGCGCTGGGCAATCGATCAGGACCGAGGAGGAGGATGTCACGCTCGACGCAGCGAGAAAGGCGGCGGCGAAAGAAGGCTTGTGGCTGCAGTTGGGTTCGCTCGCGCTCGACAGGGGCGACGGGCGATGGGTCAATCGTTCCTTTGTGATCGACCCGGCCGGCCATATCGTGGCGCGGTACGACAAAATGCACCTGTTCGATGTCGATCTCGAGACTGGTGAGCGTTGGCGCGAAAGCGCGGTCTACGAGGCGGGCGACAGTCCGGTGCTGGCAGAGAAGACCGCTGTTGGCGCATTGGGCATGACCATCTGCTACGACCTGCGATTTGCCGCGCTTTTTGCGCGGCTGGCGGAGGCGGGTGCACAGTGCATCAGCGTGCCGGCGGCGTTCACGGTCCCGACGGGAAAGGCGCACTGGGAAGTGCTGTTGCGGGCGCGGGCGATCGAGAACGGACTATTCATCGTCGCGGCCGCGCAGGTCGGGGAGCATGAAGATGGGCGCGAGACCTATGGCCATTCGATGGTCTGCGATCCGTGGGGCAATGTGCTGCTCGACATGGGCGACAAGGCAGGGGTTGGCTGCTGCGACCTCGATCCGGCGCTGATCGACCGCGCTCGCGCGGCGATCCCGGCCTTGCGCCATCGTCGCGACATCCCCGCGATCGACGATTGA